A region of Streptomyces sp. NBC_01788 DNA encodes the following proteins:
- a CDS encoding glycoside hydrolase family 9 protein — protein MKRRRTTLLSVAALLAAALTTLPSAPRALADEVEQVRNGTFDTTTEPWWTTSNVTAGLSDGRLCADVPGGTANRWDAAVGQNDITLVKGESYRLSFSATGTPDAHVVRALAGLSVAPYDTWFEVSPQLSVSGNVYSYTFTSPVDTTQGQVAFQLGGTADPWRFCLDDVSLLGGVAPEVYEPDTGPRVRVNQVGYLPGGPKNATLVTDAGAKLPWRLRDARGKDVAHGWSAPRGTDVSSGQRVHSIDFGTYRGSGKGFTLVADGETSHPFDIGDGVYDRLRLDSLKYYYTQRSGIPIREDLRRGYGRQAGHLNAAPNQGDTKVPCQPGLCDYTLDVTGGWYDAGDHGKYVVNGGITTWGLLSTYERTLHARTARPASLGDRTLALPESGNRVPDILDEARWELEFLLRMQVPAGQPLAGMAHSKVHDEQWTGLPLLPSQDPQKRELHRPTTQATLNLAATAAQAARLYEPYDRAFAAKALRAARTAWSAALAHPAVYPDPDDGIGGGAYPDDNATDEFYWAAAELYLTTGERQFADYVTKSPLHTADIFGNVSFDWAATAVPARLDLATVPSRLPGREKVRQSVIKGAGKYLATLKAQPYGMPYAPAGNMYDWGSNSQILNNARVLAAAYDLDGATKFRDGAVQSMDYILGRNALNISYVTGYGTVSSHNQHSRWYAHELEPSLPNPPRGTVSGGANSSIQDPYAQGKLQGCVGQFCYIDDIESWSTNETAINWNAALAWMASFAADQGH, from the coding sequence GTGAAACGACGCAGAACCACCCTGCTGTCCGTGGCAGCCCTGCTCGCGGCGGCCCTCACCACCCTGCCGTCCGCCCCGCGGGCCCTGGCCGACGAGGTCGAGCAGGTCAGGAACGGCACCTTCGACACCACCACCGAGCCGTGGTGGACGACCAGCAACGTCACCGCGGGCCTCTCCGACGGCCGGCTGTGCGCCGACGTGCCCGGCGGCACCGCCAACCGCTGGGACGCCGCCGTCGGACAGAACGACATCACCCTGGTGAAGGGCGAGAGTTACCGCTTGTCGTTCTCGGCGACCGGCACCCCCGACGCGCACGTCGTGCGGGCGCTCGCGGGGCTCTCCGTGGCGCCGTACGACACCTGGTTCGAGGTGAGCCCGCAGCTGAGCGTCTCGGGCAACGTCTACTCCTACACCTTCACGTCCCCCGTGGACACCACCCAGGGTCAGGTCGCCTTCCAGCTCGGCGGCACCGCGGACCCCTGGCGCTTCTGCCTGGACGACGTGTCACTCCTCGGTGGGGTGGCGCCGGAGGTCTACGAGCCCGACACCGGGCCGCGGGTGAGGGTCAACCAGGTCGGCTATCTGCCCGGCGGCCCGAAGAACGCCACGCTGGTGACCGACGCCGGCGCCAAGCTGCCCTGGCGGCTGCGCGACGCCCGGGGGAAGGACGTGGCCCACGGCTGGAGCGCGCCGCGCGGCACGGACGTCTCCTCCGGGCAGAGGGTGCACTCGATCGACTTCGGCACCTACCGGGGGAGTGGCAAGGGCTTCACCCTGGTCGCCGACGGCGAGACCAGCCACCCGTTCGACATCGGCGACGGCGTCTACGACCGGCTCCGCCTGGACTCGCTGAAGTACTACTACACCCAGCGCAGCGGCATCCCGATCCGCGAGGACCTGCGGCGCGGCTACGGCCGCCAGGCCGGCCACCTGAACGCCGCCCCCAACCAGGGCGACACCAAGGTGCCCTGCCAACCGGGCCTCTGCGACTACACACTGGACGTCACCGGCGGCTGGTACGACGCCGGCGACCACGGCAAGTACGTCGTCAACGGCGGCATCACCACCTGGGGACTGCTGAGCACATACGAGCGCACCCTGCACGCGCGCACCGCCCGGCCCGCGAGCCTCGGTGACCGGACGCTCGCCCTCCCGGAGAGCGGGAACAGGGTGCCCGACATCCTGGACGAGGCCCGCTGGGAGCTGGAGTTCCTGCTGAGGATGCAGGTGCCCGCCGGGCAGCCGCTGGCCGGCATGGCGCACAGCAAGGTCCACGACGAGCAGTGGACGGGGCTGCCGCTGCTGCCCAGTCAGGACCCGCAGAAGCGCGAACTGCACCGGCCGACCACCCAGGCGACCCTGAACCTGGCGGCGACCGCCGCGCAGGCCGCCCGCCTCTACGAGCCCTACGACCGCGCCTTCGCGGCGAAGGCCCTGCGGGCCGCGCGCACGGCCTGGTCCGCCGCGCTCGCCCACCCCGCCGTGTACCCCGACCCGGACGACGGCATCGGTGGCGGCGCGTACCCCGACGACAACGCCACCGACGAGTTCTACTGGGCGGCCGCCGAGCTGTACCTGACCACCGGTGAGCGGCAGTTCGCCGACTACGTGACCAAGTCGCCCCTGCACACGGCCGACATCTTCGGGAACGTCAGCTTCGACTGGGCCGCCACCGCGGTGCCCGCCCGCCTCGACCTCGCCACCGTCCCGAGCAGGCTGCCCGGCCGGGAGAAGGTGCGCCAGTCGGTGATCAAGGGCGCCGGCAAGTACCTGGCCACACTGAAGGCGCAGCCCTACGGCATGCCGTACGCGCCCGCCGGCAACATGTACGACTGGGGCTCCAACAGCCAGATCCTCAACAACGCCCGTGTCCTCGCCGCCGCCTACGACCTCGACGGTGCCACGAAGTTCCGCGACGGCGCGGTGCAGAGCATGGACTACATCCTGGGCCGCAACGCCCTCAACATCTCCTACGTCACCGGCTACGGCACGGTCAGCTCCCACAACCAGCACAGCCGCTGGTACGCCCACGAGCTCGAGCCGAGCCTGCCGAACCCGCCGAGGGGCACCGTCTCCGGCGGGGCCAACTCCAGCATCCAGGACCCGTACGCGCAGGGCAAACTCCAGGGCTGCGTCGGCCAGTTCTGCTACATCGACGACATCGAGTCCTGGTCGACGAACGAGACGGCCATCAACTGGAACGCGGCGCTGGCCTGGATGGCCTCCTTCGCGGCGGACCAGGGCCACTAG
- a CDS encoding SRPBCC family protein, whose translation MPADLTGSFLRLGDGRPALRFTRVHGHPVDRVWHFVTDPGELALWFPFRAEMDLRPGGTIAFRGETGAEEFTGTVLAVDSPRHLSFEWGGDELHFDLEELDDRHTRLTLTDVLAAEDTAARNGAGWEVCLAALDARARGERFEGPHAGVHAPWKGFYEAYVAAGVPSGAPIPGED comes from the coding sequence ATGCCCGCGGACCTCACCGGCTCCTTTCTGCGGCTCGGCGACGGCCGCCCCGCCCTTCGCTTCACCCGCGTCCACGGCCATCCCGTGGACCGCGTCTGGCACTTCGTGACCGACCCCGGCGAACTCGCGCTGTGGTTCCCCTTCCGCGCCGAGATGGACCTGCGGCCCGGCGGCACCATCGCCTTCCGCGGGGAGACGGGGGCGGAGGAGTTCACCGGCACCGTGCTCGCCGTCGACTCGCCCCGGCACCTGTCCTTCGAGTGGGGCGGCGACGAACTCCACTTCGACCTGGAAGAACTCGACGACCGGCACACCCGCCTCACCCTCACCGACGTCCTCGCCGCCGAGGACACCGCCGCCCGCAACGGCGCCGGCTGGGAGGTCTGCCTCGCCGCCCTGGACGCCCGGGCGCGCGGCGAGCGCTTCGAGGGACCGCATGCCGGAGTCCACGCCCCGTGGAAGGGCTTCTACGAGGCGTACGTCGCCGCCGGAGTCCCCTCCGGGGCGCCCATCCCGGGCGAGGACTGA
- a CDS encoding alpha/beta fold hydrolase translates to MTHFVLVAGAWLGAWAWDEVLPGVREAGHDVHALSLSGLAEKKDLPAGQQTHVQDIVGHVERRDLRDVVLVGHSYSGIPVGQAAERIGGRLRRVVFVDSNVPVDGRPFLSGFDSDDVRRALDAHGGFWPPLPLDDYAGQELTDEQIHRIVTEGTPHPGATLTEPAVLRHPVGELPATYVKCLLDGPEPMPAVAEALRSERWNLVEMDTGHWPMFSRPRELAALLVKAAARNDDRTVRSGGC, encoded by the coding sequence ATGACTCACTTCGTATTGGTGGCGGGCGCCTGGCTGGGTGCCTGGGCGTGGGACGAGGTGCTGCCCGGCGTGCGCGAGGCCGGGCACGACGTGCACGCCCTCAGCCTCAGCGGTCTCGCCGAGAAGAAGGATCTGCCGGCCGGGCAGCAGACCCACGTCCAGGACATCGTCGGCCACGTGGAGCGCCGCGACCTGCGGGACGTGGTCCTGGTCGGGCACAGCTACTCGGGCATCCCGGTCGGCCAGGCGGCCGAGCGGATCGGCGGCAGACTGCGGCGCGTGGTGTTCGTGGACTCCAACGTGCCGGTCGACGGCCGGCCGTTCCTGTCGGGTTTCGACAGCGACGACGTCCGCCGTGCGCTCGACGCGCACGGCGGCTTCTGGCCGCCGCTGCCCCTGGACGACTACGCCGGCCAGGAACTGACCGACGAGCAGATCCACCGCATCGTCACCGAGGGCACACCGCACCCCGGCGCCACGCTCACCGAGCCGGCCGTGCTGCGGCACCCGGTCGGCGAGCTGCCTGCGACGTACGTCAAGTGCCTGCTGGACGGGCCCGAGCCGATGCCCGCCGTGGCCGAGGCACTCAGGAGCGAGCGCTGGAATCTGGTGGAGATGGACACCGGCCACTGGCCGATGTTCTCCCGGCCCCGAGAACTGGCCGCGCTCCTGGTCAAGGCCGCGGCCCGGAACGACGACCGGACGGTCCGCTCCGGGGGCTGCTGA
- a CDS encoding toxin Doc — protein sequence MTPVIHIDVPWLLQRHEEVLPDQPAVDDFSALVAAVARHRVDPPRLGVDSDPAWRAAALLHTLALLKPLPSANARFACATAVAYMYVSGVGIDPPYGALVDLTRDLMSGKTDVYGAADRLRSWEI from the coding sequence ATGACCCCCGTCATCCACATCGACGTGCCCTGGCTGCTCCAGCGACACGAGGAAGTCCTGCCGGACCAGCCCGCGGTGGACGACTTCTCGGCCCTGGTGGCCGCCGTCGCCCGCCACCGCGTCGACCCGCCGCGTCTCGGCGTCGACTCCGACCCCGCCTGGCGGGCCGCCGCCCTGCTGCACACCCTCGCCCTGCTCAAACCCCTGCCGTCGGCCAACGCCCGCTTCGCCTGCGCGACGGCCGTGGCCTACATGTACGTCAGCGGCGTCGGCATCGACCCGCCCTACGGCGCCCTCGTCGACCTCACCCGCGACCTGATGTCCGGCAAGACCGACGTCTACGGCGCCGCCGACCGCCTGCGCTCCTGGGAGATCTGA
- a CDS encoding iron-containing redox enzyme family protein: MADDQRGPELPPARGPVSAAVTAYLRGTGPLPRAEDAGGAAAYGDDLQLALYLCYELHYRGFAEVDARYEWDPGLLAVRAALEHCFLTALRADTPVHDSLEDALAQVLVEPVEGTGVSHYLRDEGTLWQLREYAAQRSLYHLKEADPHAWVLPRLWGRAKAAMAAVEFDEWGGGRAERVHARLFADLMADLGLDTTYGRHLDAATAEALATVNLMSLFGLHRELRGALVGHFAAVEITSSPGSRRLAEAMRRTGAGPAARFFYDEHVEADAVHEQVVRHDVIGGLLAEEPELASDVAFGIDATGYLEDRFGGRLLADWRAGRSSLRTPLAPEITGIS, translated from the coding sequence ATGGCCGACGATCAGCGAGGACCCGAGCTGCCTCCCGCCCGTGGGCCGGTCTCCGCGGCCGTGACGGCGTACCTGCGGGGCACCGGTCCGCTGCCCCGTGCCGAGGACGCCGGCGGCGCGGCGGCCTACGGCGACGATCTCCAGCTCGCCCTGTACCTCTGCTACGAGCTGCACTACCGCGGTTTCGCGGAGGTCGACGCCCGGTACGAGTGGGACCCGGGCCTGCTGGCGGTCCGCGCGGCTCTGGAGCACTGCTTCCTGACCGCCCTGCGCGCCGACACGCCCGTGCACGACAGCCTCGAGGACGCACTCGCCCAGGTGCTCGTCGAGCCGGTCGAGGGCACCGGCGTCAGTCACTACCTGCGGGACGAGGGCACCCTGTGGCAGTTGCGCGAGTACGCGGCACAGCGCTCCCTGTACCACCTGAAGGAGGCCGACCCGCACGCCTGGGTGCTGCCGCGCCTGTGGGGCCGGGCCAAGGCGGCGATGGCGGCGGTCGAGTTCGACGAGTGGGGCGGCGGCCGCGCCGAGCGCGTCCACGCCCGGCTGTTCGCCGACCTGATGGCGGACCTGGGCCTGGACACGACGTACGGCCGCCACCTGGACGCGGCCACGGCGGAAGCGCTGGCGACGGTGAACCTGATGTCCCTATTCGGCCTGCACCGCGAGCTGCGGGGCGCCCTGGTGGGGCATTTCGCCGCGGTCGAGATCACCTCCTCCCCCGGCTCCCGCCGGCTGGCCGAGGCCATGCGCCGGACGGGCGCGGGGCCTGCCGCGCGGTTCTTCTACGACGAGCACGTGGAGGCGGACGCGGTGCACGAGCAGGTCGTACGCCACGACGTCATCGGCGGGCTGCTGGCCGAGGAGCCGGAGCTGGCGTCCGACGTGGCCTTCGGCATCGACGCGACCGGGTACCTGGAGGACCGTTTCGGCGGGCGGCTGCTCGCCGACTGGCGGGCCGGCCGGTCGTCGCTGCGGACACCCCTTGCGCCGGAAATAACCGGTATCTCCTGA
- a CDS encoding CDGSH iron-sulfur domain-containing protein — MPNARPDKGDNPNTSADGPRPGPPRRVTMRRRGPILVDGPVEVELEDGSTIFSDRFRVALCTCRRSRRYPWCDTSHRDRA, encoded by the coding sequence GTGCCGAACGCCCGCCCGGACAAGGGTGACAACCCGAACACCTCCGCGGACGGTCCGCGGCCCGGTCCGCCCCGCCGGGTCACGATGCGGCGCCGCGGTCCGATCCTGGTCGACGGGCCGGTCGAGGTGGAACTGGAGGACGGCAGCACCATCTTCTCGGACCGCTTCCGTGTCGCCCTGTGCACCTGCCGCCGCAGCCGCCGCTACCCCTGGTGCGACACCAGCCACCGCGACCGGGCGTAG
- a CDS encoding HemK2/MTQ2 family protein methyltransferase produces the protein MPGYPPDVNALVLPGVYAPQDDTALLAEALSDEPWEPGARVLDVGTGSGALALVAARRGARVTAVDVSWRAVWTARLNARLSRLPVRIHRGNLFGPVRGRSFDVVLANPPYVPAPDTRRGPHGRRRAWDAGRDGRLVLDRICRDAPPLLRPGGVLLVVHSALSDPDRSLHRLRAAGLEAAVVRRRRIAFGPVLRSRRGWLRERGLLSAAEAADEKEELVVIRAERPPGQG, from the coding sequence ATGCCTGGGTACCCGCCGGATGTGAACGCACTGGTGCTACCGGGTGTCTACGCCCCGCAGGACGACACCGCGCTGCTGGCCGAGGCCCTGTCCGACGAACCATGGGAACCGGGCGCGCGGGTCCTCGACGTGGGCACCGGGAGCGGCGCGCTGGCGCTGGTGGCCGCCCGGAGGGGCGCCCGGGTGACGGCGGTGGACGTGTCCTGGCGCGCGGTGTGGACGGCCCGGCTCAACGCCCGGCTCAGCCGGCTTCCGGTCCGCATCCACCGCGGGAACCTCTTCGGTCCGGTGCGCGGACGGTCGTTCGACGTGGTCCTGGCCAACCCCCCGTACGTCCCGGCCCCCGACACCCGGCGCGGGCCGCACGGCAGGCGCCGGGCCTGGGACGCGGGCCGCGACGGGCGGCTCGTCCTGGACCGGATCTGCCGGGACGCGCCCCCGCTGCTGCGGCCCGGGGGCGTGCTGCTGGTCGTGCACTCCGCGCTGAGCGATCCCGACCGCAGCCTGCACCGGCTGCGCGCGGCCGGCCTCGAGGCGGCGGTGGTGCGCCGCCGCCGCATCGCCTTCGGACCCGTGCTGCGGTCGCGGCGCGGCTGGCTGCGGGAGCGCGGTCTGCTGTCCGCAGCGGAAGCGGCCGACGAGAAGGAAGAGCTGGTGGTGATCCGTGCCGAACGCCCGCCCGGACAAGGGTGA
- a CDS encoding purine-cytosine permease family protein, translated as MSPQQSPQAPPAPSPAAPSLTEVETHGIERIPDADRSARPLDLFRIAFGGANTFSTCVLGAFPILFGLSFWQGLAATLLGVVAGALILCPMAVFGPVNGTNNAVSSSAHLGVHGRVVGSFLSLLTATAFFSISVWSSGDALVGGAHRLFGLPRGTASYAVAYAVFAALVLVVCVYGFRFMLFVNKIAVTSASVLFLLGAIAFAGDFDPGYAGVFTASADAATRSMFWPSFIGAALIVLSNPVSFGAFLGDWSRYIPADAPRRRVVGAAFLAQIATLLPFVFGLATASIIATKAPSYVDADAPDFVGGLLAISPSWFFLPVCLLALIGGMSTGTTSLYGTGLDFASVVPWLSRVRATVLVGLLAFAFIFIGRFALNLVQSISTFATMIVTCTTPWMVVMMLGFWTRRGWYDPDALQVFNRRQRGGRYWFTHGWNWRGLTAWWVSALIGVLFTNIPGQFVGPLGDVANGVDISLPLSLASAAVLFLALLWLFPEPRAVYGPEGPWLVRAVDVPVPPVTGPGAPDGGAAAVPAKAG; from the coding sequence ATGTCCCCGCAACAGTCACCGCAGGCCCCGCCTGCCCCCTCCCCCGCCGCGCCGTCCCTCACCGAGGTCGAGACCCACGGCATCGAACGCATCCCCGACGCCGACCGCTCCGCCCGGCCCCTGGACCTGTTCCGCATCGCCTTCGGCGGCGCGAACACCTTCTCCACCTGTGTCCTGGGCGCCTTCCCGATCCTGTTCGGCCTCTCCTTCTGGCAGGGCCTGGCGGCCACCCTCCTCGGGGTCGTCGCGGGCGCGCTGATCCTGTGTCCGATGGCGGTGTTCGGCCCCGTCAACGGCACCAACAACGCCGTCTCCTCCTCGGCACACCTGGGTGTCCACGGCCGGGTGGTCGGCTCGTTCCTGTCGCTGCTGACCGCCACCGCGTTCTTCTCCATCTCGGTGTGGAGCTCCGGCGACGCCCTGGTCGGCGGCGCGCACCGGCTCTTCGGGCTGCCGCGCGGCACCGCGTCGTACGCGGTCGCCTACGCGGTGTTCGCCGCGCTGGTCCTCGTGGTGTGCGTCTACGGCTTCCGCTTCATGCTGTTCGTCAACAAGATCGCGGTGACCTCCGCGAGCGTGCTGTTCCTGCTCGGCGCGATCGCGTTCGCCGGCGACTTCGACCCGGGGTACGCCGGGGTGTTCACCGCCTCGGCGGACGCGGCCACGCGGTCCATGTTCTGGCCGTCGTTCATCGGCGCGGCTCTGATCGTGCTGTCCAACCCGGTGTCGTTCGGCGCGTTCCTCGGCGACTGGTCGCGCTACATCCCGGCCGACGCCCCGCGCCGCCGCGTGGTCGGTGCCGCGTTCCTGGCGCAGATCGCCACCCTGCTGCCGTTCGTCTTCGGTCTGGCGACGGCGAGCATCATCGCCACCAAGGCCCCCTCGTACGTCGACGCCGACGCTCCGGACTTCGTGGGCGGACTGCTCGCGATCTCGCCGAGCTGGTTCTTCCTGCCGGTGTGCCTGCTCGCGCTGATCGGCGGCATGTCGACCGGCACGACCTCCCTGTACGGCACCGGCCTCGACTTCGCCTCGGTGGTCCCGTGGCTGTCCCGGGTGCGGGCGACGGTGCTGGTGGGTCTGCTGGCCTTCGCGTTCATCTTCATCGGGCGGTTCGCGCTGAACCTGGTGCAGTCGATCTCCACGTTCGCCACGATGATCGTCACCTGCACCACGCCGTGGATGGTCGTGATGATGCTCGGCTTCTGGACCCGCCGCGGCTGGTACGACCCGGACGCGCTCCAGGTCTTCAACCGCCGTCAGCGCGGCGGGCGTTACTGGTTCACCCACGGCTGGAACTGGCGCGGACTGACCGCCTGGTGGGTGTCGGCGCTGATCGGGGTGCTGTTCACCAACATCCCCGGGCAGTTCGTCGGCCCCCTGGGCGACGTGGCGAACGGCGTCGACATCAGCCTGCCGCTGTCGCTGGCGTCGGCCGCGGTGCTGTTCCTCGCGCTGCTGTGGCTGTTCCCGGAGCCCCGGGCGGTCTACGGTCCCGAGGGCCCGTGGCTGGTGCGTGCCGTCGACGTCCCGGTGCCACCGGTCACCGGACCGGGCGCGCCGGACGGCGGCGCGGCGGCGGTGCCCGCGAAGGCCGGCTGA
- a CDS encoding RICIN domain-containing protein, translating to MPTPHPSRPPSPPPGWVPGEPDESIAARLAGSTDEEVAHCVALLIARHWQPVHDYAVICLASSAPLAAMVTSAAFHQVFDRLTVGEPGVALRPRLLLTVRDTVRLWAAEDRISAALPELHKPAGGRGMRAAASLVPDNRRLAQRSFENLVPAARCLLWHTEVEAEPLDVPAGLLGMDEETTFRTLEEARDKFREGCLRAHRELATGDDCRYYNRLLEAPIRRGGGLLPDVKRHMDECRYCRDAAAQLGLLENAPGVLLAEAVLGWGARRYYDSRPGRAGQTPRTKGSGRHGGRRPGGGGRGWPLSRFAAQGRRASGGPRSSRALRTGLGLVSASLLATVLGVSLWSHGDGTAPAASTGARDTAHGTDPGTPPDGSATPRFTVPSPSADEIRLRNVAAGLCLAVRDEPKAGAATELAECSSAWNQRWTLEADGLLSSVAAPGLCLDSHADAGVVVLGTCAKAGDERGPDVRYGISAQGELLPRWGEGLALTTAAAQAEADIVVKVDDGTAAQRWSAEPVSVTPGPLSVAGTSAPPTHRPTPPDVTA from the coding sequence GTGCCCACCCCCCACCCCTCTCGTCCCCCCAGCCCGCCGCCCGGCTGGGTCCCCGGGGAGCCCGACGAATCCATCGCCGCCCGGCTCGCCGGCAGCACCGACGAAGAAGTCGCCCACTGCGTCGCCCTGCTGATCGCGCGCCACTGGCAACCCGTCCACGACTACGCGGTGATCTGCCTCGCCTCGTCGGCGCCCCTCGCGGCCATGGTGACCTCGGCCGCCTTCCATCAGGTCTTCGACCGGCTGACCGTGGGCGAGCCCGGCGTCGCGCTGCGCCCCCGGCTGCTGCTGACCGTGCGGGACACGGTCCGGCTGTGGGCCGCCGAGGACCGTATATCCGCCGCGCTGCCCGAGCTGCACAAACCCGCCGGCGGCCGGGGCATGCGGGCCGCCGCGTCCCTGGTCCCGGACAACCGCCGGCTTGCCCAGCGGTCCTTCGAGAACCTTGTCCCGGCCGCTCGGTGCCTGCTGTGGCACACCGAGGTCGAGGCCGAACCGCTCGATGTCCCGGCCGGGTTGCTGGGCATGGACGAGGAAACCACCTTCCGCACGCTGGAAGAGGCCCGGGACAAGTTCCGCGAGGGCTGCCTGCGCGCCCACCGCGAACTCGCGACGGGCGACGACTGCCGGTATTACAACCGGTTGCTGGAGGCACCGATCCGCCGCGGCGGCGGCCTGCTGCCGGACGTCAAGCGGCACATGGACGAATGCCGCTACTGCCGGGACGCCGCCGCGCAGCTCGGCCTGCTGGAGAACGCGCCGGGCGTGCTGCTCGCCGAGGCGGTGCTCGGCTGGGGCGCCCGCCGATACTACGACTCCCGTCCGGGCCGCGCCGGACAGACCCCGCGCACGAAGGGCTCCGGCCGGCACGGTGGAAGACGGCCGGGCGGCGGCGGCCGTGGCTGGCCGCTGTCCCGGTTCGCCGCGCAGGGCCGCCGGGCCTCCGGCGGCCCGCGGTCGTCCCGGGCGCTGCGCACCGGCCTCGGCCTCGTCTCCGCCTCACTGCTCGCGACCGTGCTCGGCGTCAGCCTGTGGTCGCACGGTGACGGCACCGCCCCGGCCGCGTCCACCGGCGCGCGGGACACGGCGCACGGCACCGACCCCGGCACCCCGCCCGACGGTTCCGCGACGCCCCGCTTCACCGTGCCGTCCCCGTCGGCCGACGAGATCCGGCTGCGCAACGTCGCGGCCGGACTGTGCCTGGCCGTCCGGGACGAGCCGAAGGCCGGGGCCGCCACCGAACTGGCCGAGTGCTCCTCGGCCTGGAACCAGCGGTGGACGCTGGAGGCCGACGGGCTGCTGAGCAGCGTCGCCGCCCCCGGCCTGTGCCTGGACTCGCACGCGGACGCGGGCGTGGTCGTCCTCGGCACCTGCGCCAAGGCCGGTGACGAGCGGGGCCCCGACGTGCGCTACGGCATCAGCGCGCAGGGGGAGTTGCTGCCCCGCTGGGGCGAAGGACTCGCGCTCACCACCGCCGCGGCGCAGGCGGAGGCGGACATCGTCGTCAAGGTCGACGACGGCACCGCCGCGCAGCGCTGGTCGGCCGAGCCCGTATCGGTGACTCCGGGACCGCTCTCGGTCGCCGGGACGAGCGCCCCGCCCACTCACCGGCCCACACCACCGGACGTCACGGCGTAA